From Pandoraea norimbergensis, the proteins below share one genomic window:
- a CDS encoding serine hydrolase domain-containing protein has protein sequence MSRSVLCGVSRIGARLTRVAGFGDTTDVKLRQPFRGLVAAALIGAVTLLTAVNALAQNNSAAATTASSANSAYSGAGAVVALPSTGGSVPITPAVPIGQSTITQGVAQLKERYNLSHVWLRSETDGGAPLEAATPGDDASRMLPVASLSKSVTAIGIALLVQQGKLSLDAKLGELLDAYSKEHGKPLDPSLRDLSVRRLLAHRAGLATNGYNDPVNGLYSGLAIRRVGGSSDFFNYLDAGDAGHSTGKTDFVYSNVSYLLLGMVIEAVSGTDYKDFCEKNIFGPLGIADATLPESWRLLAPFAGWQMSTSALLKVWRVFDIRRPSLLTEKTLRAMLLDKQAGPINPDRDIFYTLGVFLVPGSGDRSYRISHDGIADFFRTQSTYYTVVEKTVPGDSWALVVSPIPPRGQFGAIQRDVRKIIRQARLVP, from the coding sequence ATGTCACGCAGCGTGTTGTGCGGCGTATCGCGTATCGGCGCGCGTTTGACGCGTGTTGCCGGTTTTGGCGATACGACCGATGTGAAACTGCGCCAGCCCTTCCGGGGTCTGGTGGCGGCCGCGCTGATTGGCGCGGTGACCCTGCTGACGGCAGTCAATGCGCTTGCGCAGAACAATTCAGCGGCGGCAACAACCGCCAGCAGTGCCAACAGTGCCTACAGTGGAGCAGGCGCTGTCGTTGCACTGCCCTCGACCGGCGGCTCGGTGCCCATTACACCGGCCGTGCCGATCGGGCAGTCGACCATCACGCAGGGCGTGGCGCAACTCAAGGAGCGCTACAACCTGTCGCACGTCTGGCTGCGCTCGGAAACCGATGGCGGCGCGCCGCTCGAAGCGGCCACGCCCGGCGACGACGCCTCGCGGATGCTGCCGGTGGCCAGCCTGTCGAAGTCGGTGACCGCTATCGGCATCGCGCTGCTCGTGCAGCAGGGCAAGCTCTCGCTCGACGCCAAGCTGGGCGAGTTGCTCGACGCCTATTCCAAAGAACACGGCAAGCCGCTCGACCCGAGCCTGCGCGACCTGAGCGTGCGGCGTCTGCTCGCGCACCGTGCCGGTCTCGCGACCAATGGCTACAACGACCCAGTCAACGGGTTGTATAGCGGGCTCGCGATTCGTCGTGTGGGCGGCAGCTCGGACTTCTTCAACTATCTCGACGCAGGCGACGCAGGTCACTCGACGGGGAAAACCGACTTCGTCTACTCGAACGTCTCGTACCTGCTGCTGGGGATGGTGATCGAAGCCGTGTCGGGCACCGACTACAAGGACTTCTGCGAGAAGAACATCTTCGGCCCGCTCGGCATCGCCGACGCGACCCTGCCCGAAAGCTGGCGACTGCTGGCGCCGTTCGCGGGCTGGCAGATGTCGACCTCGGCACTGCTCAAGGTCTGGCGCGTGTTCGACATTCGCCGTCCGAGTCTGCTCACCGAGAAGACGCTGCGCGCGATGCTGCTCGACAAGCAGGCCGGGCCGATCAATCCGGATCGCGACATCTTCTACACGCTGGGCGTGTTTCTCGTGCCGGGTTCGGGGGATCGCAGCTACCGGATCAGTCACGACGGCATCGCCGACTTCTTCCGCACGCAGTCGACCTACTACACGGTGGTCGAAAAGACGGTGCCGGGAGATAGCTGGGCGCTGGTGGTCTCGCCGATTCCGCCGCGCGGTCAATTCGGCGCGATTCAGCGCGACGTGCGCAAGATCATTCGACAGGCGCGTCTGGTGCCGTGA
- the sctE gene encoding type III secretion system translocon subunit SctE produces MIPIYSVGAGFGPSRALDVHDAPASNAASASAQADAVRKRRESDNWLTSDDFAPDMPGDADAKEADGAFARLLQKLFSISSGLALDALRPPGHHGAQDLASLEELDPSTMAMMASMITMEALGDTAKSTQRALELLAERQDKLRQEDIQKFREQMDKATEDANKARKGGVFGAVFDWIVAAVETVVGAVKVVTGVLTMNPLLIAGGVADLGAGIAGLGAAFHKTMALVDPKNAGYHEQQAEKWGKAQMAFQIIGAVVGFGTSLKGVLAARTVTKTAGRVFKGAAGESLEQAVKAGDKAAIDTIKKRVSSEVSFVIGDQIGKRVGKSLLQSGTRTSRALAKAGFNRMAETFAQQMTEQMVERAFKKVVKAATKQVAKGKAVTAKSLGNSFGSQLRLEAGRAALRGSWSLSGAVRSTLVGANAVGQNVIGMQRAKLNFEARNLGVDMMWLQTLMDMTGDDKKRNAKRMATLIEQQADVATSASEMVQQTGATRIRIAASMA; encoded by the coding sequence ATGATTCCGATTTATTCGGTAGGGGCCGGTTTTGGCCCGTCGCGGGCGTTGGATGTTCACGACGCGCCTGCCTCCAATGCCGCGTCCGCCAGCGCGCAGGCCGATGCGGTGCGCAAGCGCCGCGAGAGCGACAACTGGCTCACGTCGGATGACTTCGCGCCTGACATGCCGGGCGACGCCGATGCGAAAGAGGCCGATGGCGCGTTTGCCCGGCTGTTGCAAAAGCTCTTCTCGATCAGCAGCGGTCTCGCTTTGGACGCCCTCCGTCCGCCGGGCCATCACGGCGCACAAGACCTCGCGTCGCTGGAGGAACTCGATCCATCGACCATGGCCATGATGGCCTCGATGATCACGATGGAAGCGCTGGGCGATACGGCGAAGTCGACGCAACGCGCGCTCGAACTGCTCGCCGAGCGTCAGGACAAATTGCGGCAAGAAGATATTCAGAAGTTTCGCGAGCAGATGGACAAGGCCACCGAAGACGCTAACAAGGCTCGCAAGGGCGGCGTCTTCGGCGCGGTGTTCGACTGGATCGTGGCGGCGGTAGAGACGGTCGTCGGTGCCGTGAAAGTGGTGACCGGCGTTTTGACGATGAACCCGTTGCTGATCGCAGGCGGTGTTGCCGATCTGGGCGCGGGCATTGCTGGCCTCGGCGCGGCGTTCCACAAGACGATGGCATTGGTCGATCCGAAGAACGCGGGATACCACGAGCAGCAGGCAGAGAAGTGGGGCAAAGCGCAGATGGCGTTTCAGATTATCGGCGCGGTGGTGGGCTTCGGCACATCGCTCAAAGGGGTGCTCGCCGCACGCACAGTGACAAAGACAGCGGGCCGCGTGTTCAAGGGCGCCGCCGGTGAGTCACTGGAACAGGCGGTTAAGGCGGGAGATAAAGCGGCGATCGATACGATCAAGAAGCGAGTGTCGTCTGAGGTCAGTTTTGTGATCGGTGACCAGATCGGTAAGCGCGTGGGAAAGTCGCTGTTGCAAAGCGGTACGCGCACTTCGCGCGCACTGGCCAAGGCGGGCTTCAACCGGATGGCGGAGACATTTGCGCAGCAGATGACCGAGCAGATGGTCGAGCGCGCGTTCAAGAAAGTCGTCAAGGCGGCGACCAAGCAGGTCGCGAAGGGCAAGGCCGTCACGGCGAAAAGTCTGGGCAACTCGTTCGGTTCGCAATTGCGTCTGGAAGCGGGGAGAGCGGCGCTGCGCGGTTCGTGGTCGCTCTCGGGCGCGGTGCGCAGCACGCTGGTCGGCGCCAACGCCGTTGGTCAGAACGTGATCGGCATGCAGCGCGCGAAGCTGAATTTCGAGGCGAGAAATCTTGGCGTGGACATGATGTGGCTGCAAACGCTCATGGACATGACGGGCGATGACAAGAAGCGCAATGCAAAGCGCATGGCGACGCTCATTGAGCAACAGGCCGACGTGGCCACCTCCGCCAGCGAGATGGTGCAGCAAACGGGTGCAACGCGAATTCGCATCGCCGCTTCCATGGCGTGA
- a CDS encoding tetratricopeptide repeat protein: protein MSGIAPEAASRQVPPAEDAEAIFARFFESGGALRMLADLDEADLARVRAHACQRFTEGKIAAAQRVYFVLTTLDQWSFDDWFGLGLCYQRLGQHEQALPCFAKAGVIRVSDPRAPYLAGLSYERTGNRAFAVKAYRATLRLCAAEPQHATLARSARARCECLENPPRQETT, encoded by the coding sequence GTGAGCGGTATCGCGCCCGAGGCGGCGTCGCGGCAGGTGCCTCCGGCAGAGGACGCCGAAGCCATCTTCGCGAGGTTTTTCGAGAGTGGCGGCGCGTTGCGAATGCTCGCCGATCTTGATGAGGCCGATCTCGCCCGCGTGCGTGCCCATGCATGTCAGCGATTCACGGAAGGAAAAATCGCAGCCGCCCAGCGGGTGTACTTCGTGCTCACCACGCTGGATCAATGGTCGTTCGATGACTGGTTCGGACTGGGGCTTTGTTACCAGCGCTTAGGCCAGCACGAGCAGGCGTTGCCGTGTTTTGCGAAGGCCGGGGTGATCCGCGTGTCGGACCCTCGCGCCCCTTATCTCGCCGGGCTCAGTTACGAGCGCACCGGCAATCGGGCATTCGCCGTGAAGGCCTATCGCGCCACGCTTCGGCTGTGTGCTGCCGAACCGCAGCACGCAACGCTCGCCCGTTCGGCAAGAGCGAGATGCGAGTGCCTTGAAAATCCCCCACGACAGGAGACAACATGA
- a CDS encoding methyl-accepting chemotaxis protein, with product MAAPERIVELAHSVKNIADDKIATIAHITRETKYLALNALIEAARAGDAGRGFAVVANEVKHVSERITTIAGDLTTELAGSLTELSALGDSMIGQLEQHRGQRLADLAHHMIEIIDRNLYERSCDVRWWATDAALVDVLSEPSPEAARHACRRLGVILDSYTVYLDLWVADAEGRIVANGRPDRYPGVIGSDASRHPWFLKAMNTPSGADYAAFDVRRAKLLHNAEVATYATAIREEGETHGAPLGALGIFFDWAPQAKAVVQGVPLLPDERTRTRCLLLDAEHRVLASSDGEGILLERFSLRRPREGVSASTGFYHAGDAGDAGNAGDDGLVGYALTPGYETYEGLGWYGVVQQWDDDAALRDMRTKAVLSATPTPASPTHEMSNAVATAAAIETSAQAQRWLAA from the coding sequence ATGGCAGCACCGGAGAGAATCGTCGAGTTGGCCCACAGCGTTAAAAACATCGCCGACGACAAGATCGCAACCATCGCCCACATCACCCGGGAGACCAAGTACCTCGCGCTCAACGCGCTCATCGAAGCCGCACGCGCGGGTGACGCAGGACGGGGGTTTGCCGTTGTCGCCAACGAAGTGAAGCATGTCTCGGAGCGCATCACGACGATTGCCGGGGATCTGACAACGGAGCTGGCCGGCTCGCTCACCGAGTTATCGGCGCTGGGCGACAGCATGATCGGTCAACTGGAACAGCATCGCGGGCAGCGTCTGGCCGACCTGGCGCATCACATGATCGAGATCATCGACCGCAACCTCTATGAGCGCTCATGCGACGTACGTTGGTGGGCCACCGACGCGGCCCTCGTCGATGTCCTCAGCGAGCCATCGCCCGAAGCCGCGCGCCACGCGTGCCGGCGTCTCGGCGTGATTCTCGACAGCTACACGGTGTATCTCGATCTCTGGGTGGCGGATGCCGAGGGACGCATCGTCGCCAACGGCCGCCCCGATCGCTATCCCGGCGTGATCGGCTCTGATGCCTCACGGCACCCTTGGTTTCTCAAAGCGATGAACACACCGAGCGGTGCCGACTATGCCGCGTTCGACGTTCGCCGCGCAAAGCTCCTGCACAACGCCGAAGTCGCGACCTATGCGACGGCGATTCGAGAGGAAGGTGAAACGCATGGCGCGCCGCTCGGCGCGTTGGGGATCTTCTTCGATTGGGCACCGCAGGCGAAGGCCGTCGTGCAGGGGGTGCCGTTGCTACCCGACGAACGCACGCGTACACGCTGTCTGCTGCTCGACGCGGAACATCGCGTGCTGGCGTCGAGCGATGGCGAGGGGATATTGCTGGAGCGGTTCAGTCTGCGCCGGCCGCGCGAGGGTGTGTCGGCGTCGACCGGCTTCTACCATGCGGGGGATGCGGGAGATGCGGGCAATGCTGGCGACGATGGCCTTGTCGGCTACGCGCTCACGCCCGGCTACGAGACTTATGAGGGATTGGGATGGTACGGCGTGGTGCAGCAATGGGACGATGACGCTGCATTGCGGGACATGCGCACCAAAGCGGTGCTGTCAGCAACGCCGACGCCAGCATCGCCCACGCACGAGATGTCGAACGCTGTCGCCACCGCGGCAGCGATCGAAACTTCAGCGCAGGCCCAGCGCTGGCTCGCCGCCTGA
- a CDS encoding GIY-YIG nuclease family protein, whose product MTGALPGKPWFLYLLECAGGRIYTGITVDVQARYAAHVAGKGARFTRAHPPSGILLSMTFADRSAASRAEYRVKQLSAPQKRALIAGTLAVDFGVSDAVPAVKSSAGEVIGSPKSPSRRRKVTAPDAPVE is encoded by the coding sequence ATGACCGGCGCGCTTCCCGGCAAACCGTGGTTTCTCTATTTGCTCGAATGCGCGGGCGGGCGCATCTACACCGGTATCACGGTCGATGTTCAGGCGCGCTACGCTGCACACGTGGCGGGCAAAGGAGCGCGCTTCACACGGGCACATCCGCCGTCGGGCATCTTGTTGTCGATGACGTTTGCGGACCGCTCCGCAGCGTCGCGCGCCGAGTATCGGGTGAAGCAGTTGAGTGCGCCGCAAAAGCGCGCGTTGATTGCGGGCACACTCGCCGTGGATTTCGGTGTGAGTGACGCGGTGCCGGCGGTGAAGTCGTCGGCGGGTGAGGTGATCGGCAGTCCCAAATCACCTTCACGCCGCCGCAAAGTCACGGCACCAGACGCGCCTGTCGAATGA
- a CDS encoding SLC13 family permease: MTHASPQHSPATPPPPAETLRRERLKAQVRALSGYGVYIVLALALWAASHGSTTLGLTPTAAQAAVLVLFTIGAWAFGLFPEPITTLTFFLLAVLLHVAKPEVIFAGFHSAAWWLVFGGAVTGIAVRTTGLGTKLAATLFALKRPTYPRYVASVMVACVGLAFVMPSTTGRILLLIPIVLALADRIGLTEGRRGRTGLVMTVAAASYMPPTTILPANIPNSVLMGAADSFYGVKLHYAPYLLLHFPVLGALKAVILVWAICRLFPDNGPLENTKDTAAPPLSTDARRLSILLALALAGFATDAWHGISPAWISIAAAIICLLPAIHIVTPKTFTEQMHITPLIYVAGFLGMGAVVADTGLGEKLARLCLDAVGMVPGTPVINAAWLIAIGAAIGLVATLPGLPAVLTPLAGQLSTASGLPLYTVLMLQVPVFSTALLPYQSPPMMIAMHLGGATMRDGTRLTVVMTVITLVLLFPLDYLWWRVLGMLP, translated from the coding sequence ATGACCCATGCTTCGCCGCAACACTCGCCCGCCACCCCGCCCCCTCCTGCGGAAACCCTCCGACGCGAGCGCCTGAAAGCGCAGGTGCGCGCCCTCTCCGGCTACGGCGTCTATATCGTTTTGGCGCTCGCGCTGTGGGCCGCCAGCCACGGCAGTACCACGCTAGGCCTGACCCCGACCGCTGCGCAGGCGGCCGTGCTCGTGCTGTTCACCATTGGCGCGTGGGCATTCGGGCTGTTCCCCGAGCCGATCACCACGCTGACGTTCTTTCTGCTGGCCGTATTGCTGCACGTCGCGAAGCCCGAAGTCATCTTCGCGGGCTTCCACTCGGCAGCGTGGTGGCTCGTGTTCGGCGGTGCCGTCACCGGCATTGCCGTGCGCACGACTGGCCTCGGCACGAAACTGGCCGCGACGCTCTTCGCGCTTAAGCGCCCGACGTACCCGCGCTATGTCGCGTCCGTGATGGTGGCGTGCGTGGGCCTCGCGTTCGTGATGCCCTCCACGACGGGCCGCATCCTGCTGCTCATCCCCATCGTGCTGGCGCTCGCCGATCGCATCGGACTCACGGAGGGACGACGCGGCCGTACAGGGCTCGTCATGACCGTCGCCGCCGCCAGCTATATGCCGCCCACGACGATCCTGCCCGCTAACATTCCCAACAGCGTGTTGATGGGCGCGGCCGACTCGTTCTACGGTGTGAAGCTGCACTACGCGCCGTATCTCTTGCTGCACTTCCCGGTACTTGGCGCGCTCAAGGCCGTGATTCTGGTGTGGGCGATCTGCCGCCTGTTTCCCGACAACGGCCCGCTCGAGAACACGAAGGACACCGCCGCGCCGCCGCTGTCGACCGACGCACGGCGCTTGTCGATCTTGCTGGCGCTGGCGCTCGCCGGCTTCGCCACCGACGCATGGCATGGCATTTCGCCCGCGTGGATCTCCATCGCGGCGGCCATCATCTGCCTGCTGCCTGCCATTCACATCGTCACACCGAAGACCTTCACCGAGCAGATGCACATCACGCCGCTGATCTACGTGGCGGGCTTTCTCGGTATGGGCGCGGTGGTGGCAGACACCGGTCTCGGGGAAAAGCTTGCTCGGTTATGTCTCGACGCCGTTGGCATGGTGCCGGGCACACCGGTCATCAATGCCGCGTGGTTGATCGCCATCGGTGCGGCCATCGGCCTCGTGGCCACGCTGCCGGGACTGCCTGCGGTGCTCACGCCGCTCGCCGGACAACTCTCCACGGCCAGTGGCCTGCCGCTCTACACCGTGCTGATGTTGCAGGTGCCGGTGTTCTCCACCGCACTGCTGCCGTACCAGAGCCCACCGATGATGATCGCCATGCATCTCGGCGGCGCCACCATGCGCGACGGCACGCGGCTGACCGTGGTCATGACCGTCATCACCCTGGTGCTGCTGTTCCCGCTCGATTACCTCTGGTGGCGCGTGCTCGGCATGCTGCCCTAA
- a CDS encoding hydantoinase B/oxoprolinase family protein, with product MTNALTPATQHNIATDPRWQFWIDRGGTFTDIVARRPDGTLVTHKLLSENPEQYRDAAVAGIRHLLGLSTGEPITPAQVEMVKMGTTVATNALLERKGEALALVTTQGFRDALRIAYQNRPRLFDLDIALPEALYAEVVEVDERVGAQGEVVRELDLAAARIALEAVYAKGVRALAIVLMHGYRFQAHEKALAALARELGFTQVSVSHEVSPLMKLVSRGDTTVVDAYLSPILRRYVEQVAQEMPGVNLQFMQSSGGLTRADNFQGKDAILSGPAGGIVGMVRASSAAGFDRVIGFDMGGTSTDVSHYNGEFERVFETQVAGVRMRAPMMSIHTVAAGGGSVLSFDGTRLRVGPDSAGANPGPAAYRRGGPLTVTDCNVMLGKIQPAHFPKVFGPHANEALDREVVVEKFTALAKEIERATGRSQTPEALAEGFLEIAIGSMANAIKKISVQRGHDVSRYVLTTFGGAGGQHACGVADALGMTQVFAHPLAGVLSAYGMGLADQTAMRERMIEAPLAVDGSQALEDALGALADEAANSLLAQGVPPSRIETVRRVHVRYAGTDSAIAVPFGDVDQMRAAFEAAYRQRYSFLMDGAALIVEVASVEAIGHSDAPVDITPLAARTAGAPRPIDQVKLYASGAWCEAALFARDTLLAGDTIDGPAIVAEKSGTTVVEPGWQAQMSAQGNLILTRVVPRESQRGLGTQADPVRLEIFNNLFMSIAEQMGLRLQNTAYSVNIKERLDFSCALFDREGNLIANAPHMPVHLGSMGESIRTVIERNRGAMRDGDVFMLNDPYHGGTHLPDVTVITPVFMAGESEPLFYVGSRGHHADIGGITPGSMPPDSTHVEEEGVLIDNWQLVAAGVLRDRETRGLLAGARYPARNIDQNMADLRAQVAANQKGVDELRRMVNEFGRDVVLAYMGHVQDNAEAAVRRVIGALADGHYRYPLDNGAVIDVTIRVDAATHSATIDFTGTSDQLPNNFNAPRAVCMAAVLYVFRTLVDDDIPLNAGCLKPLTVIVPRGSMLNPAYPAAVVSGNVETSSAITNALYGALGRVASSQGTMNNFTFGNETYQYYETIAGGSGAGEGFNGSDAVQTHMTNSRLTDPEVLEWRYPVRLESHRIRAGSGGTGRWHGGNGAVRRIRFLTQMTASILSNNRVHAPFGAQGGEVGALGANYVERSDGTREALGHIGRTQMQPGDIFVVETPGGGGFGVR from the coding sequence GTGGCGGCACCTTCACCGATATCGTGGCGCGTCGTCCCGACGGCACGCTCGTGACGCACAAGCTGCTGTCGGAAAACCCGGAGCAATATCGCGATGCCGCCGTTGCCGGTATCCGTCACCTGCTGGGTCTGTCGACCGGTGAGCCCATCACACCCGCACAAGTCGAGATGGTGAAGATGGGCACCACCGTTGCCACCAACGCACTGCTCGAACGCAAAGGCGAAGCGCTGGCGCTGGTGACGACGCAGGGCTTTCGCGACGCGTTGCGCATCGCCTATCAAAATCGCCCGCGTTTGTTCGATCTGGATATCGCGCTGCCCGAAGCGTTGTATGCGGAAGTGGTGGAAGTCGATGAGCGCGTCGGCGCGCAGGGTGAAGTCGTGCGCGAGCTCGATCTCGCGGCGGCACGTATCGCGCTCGAAGCCGTGTATGCGAAGGGCGTGCGGGCGCTGGCCATCGTGTTGATGCACGGCTATCGCTTTCAGGCACATGAGAAAGCACTGGCGGCGCTCGCTCGCGAACTGGGTTTCACGCAAGTGTCGGTGTCGCACGAAGTGTCGCCGCTGATGAAGCTGGTGTCGCGCGGTGATACGACGGTGGTCGATGCGTATCTCTCGCCAATTCTGCGCCGCTACGTCGAGCAGGTCGCGCAGGAGATGCCGGGCGTGAATCTGCAATTCATGCAGAGCAGCGGCGGACTGACGCGTGCCGACAATTTCCAAGGCAAGGACGCCATCCTGTCCGGCCCAGCGGGTGGCATTGTCGGCATGGTGCGTGCGTCGAGCGCGGCAGGCTTTGATCGCGTGATCGGCTTCGATATGGGCGGCACGTCCACCGACGTCTCGCATTACAACGGCGAGTTCGAGCGCGTGTTCGAGACGCAAGTGGCCGGCGTGCGCATGCGCGCGCCGATGATGAGTATTCACACGGTGGCGGCCGGCGGCGGCTCGGTGCTGTCGTTCGACGGCACGCGTCTGCGCGTGGGGCCCGACTCGGCGGGTGCGAATCCCGGGCCGGCAGCGTACCGTCGCGGCGGACCGCTGACGGTGACCGACTGCAACGTCATGCTGGGCAAAATTCAGCCTGCCCACTTCCCGAAGGTATTCGGTCCTCACGCGAATGAAGCGCTTGACCGTGAGGTTGTGGTCGAGAAGTTCACTGCGTTGGCGAAGGAAATCGAGCGCGCCACCGGCCGCAGCCAGACGCCGGAAGCGCTCGCCGAAGGCTTCCTCGAAATCGCGATTGGCAGCATGGCCAACGCGATCAAGAAAATCTCCGTGCAGCGCGGTCATGACGTGAGCCGCTATGTGCTGACGACGTTCGGTGGCGCGGGTGGTCAACATGCATGCGGTGTGGCCGATGCCCTCGGCATGACGCAGGTGTTTGCGCATCCGCTGGCTGGCGTGCTGTCGGCGTATGGCATGGGTCTCGCCGATCAGACGGCGATGCGCGAGCGCATGATCGAAGCGCCGCTTGCCGTGGACGGATCGCAAGCACTGGAAGACGCGCTCGGTGCGCTCGCCGACGAAGCGGCCAACAGTCTGCTCGCGCAAGGTGTGCCGCCGTCGCGCATCGAAACCGTGCGCCGTGTGCACGTTCGCTATGCGGGCACGGATTCGGCCATCGCCGTGCCGTTCGGTGATGTGGATCAAATGCGCGCAGCCTTCGAGGCGGCGTATCGCCAGCGCTATTCGTTCCTGATGGATGGCGCAGCATTGATTGTCGAAGTGGCGTCGGTCGAAGCGATCGGTCACTCGGACGCGCCCGTCGATATCACGCCGCTGGCCGCACGCACTGCCGGTGCACCGCGGCCGATTGATCAGGTGAAGCTCTATGCGAGCGGTGCATGGTGTGAAGCCGCGCTGTTCGCACGCGATACGCTGCTCGCTGGAGACACCATCGATGGCCCGGCCATCGTCGCCGAGAAGAGCGGCACGACGGTGGTGGAGCCGGGATGGCAGGCGCAGATGAGCGCGCAAGGCAATTTGATTCTGACGCGCGTAGTACCGCGTGAATCGCAACGCGGTCTGGGCACGCAGGCCGACCCGGTGCGTCTGGAAATCTTCAACAACCTGTTCATGTCGATCGCCGAGCAGATGGGGCTGCGGCTGCAAAACACGGCGTACTCGGTAAACATCAAGGAACGTCTCGACTTCTCGTGCGCGCTGTTCGACCGGGAAGGCAATTTGATCGCTAACGCGCCGCACATGCCCGTGCATCTGGGGTCGATGGGCGAGAGCATCCGTACGGTGATCGAGCGCAATCGCGGTGCGATGCGCGATGGCGACGTCTTCATGCTCAACGACCCGTATCACGGTGGCACGCACTTACCGGACGTCACCGTGATCACGCCGGTGTTCATGGCGGGCGAAAGTGAACCGCTGTTCTACGTGGGTTCGCGCGGTCACCATGCCGATATCGGTGGTATTACGCCCGGGTCGATGCCGCCGGACTCGACGCACGTCGAAGAAGAGGGCGTGCTGATCGACAACTGGCAACTCGTCGCTGCCGGCGTGCTGCGCGATCGTGAGACGCGTGGGCTGCTCGCCGGCGCACGTTACCCGGCGCGCAACATCGATCAGAACATGGCGGACCTGCGCGCGCAGGTCGCAGCCAACCAGAAGGGTGTGGACGAACTGCGCCGCATGGTCAACGAGTTCGGCCGCGACGTGGTGCTGGCCTATATGGGGCACGTGCAGGACAACGCCGAAGCGGCTGTGCGTCGCGTGATCGGCGCGTTGGCAGACGGGCACTATCGTTATCCGCTCGACAACGGCGCGGTAATCGACGTGACGATTCGTGTCGATGCGGCGACGCACAGCGCGACCATCGACTTCACGGGCACGTCGGATCAGTTGCCCAACAACTTCAATGCGCCGCGCGCGGTGTGCATGGCAGCGGTGCTGTACGTGTTCCGTACGCTGGTCGACGACGACATTCCGCTCAATGCCGGTTGCCTGAAACCACTCACGGTGATCGTGCCGCGTGGCTCGATGTTGAATCCGGCGTACCCGGCGGCGGTGGTGTCCGGGAATGTGGAAACGTCGTCGGCCATCACCAATGCGTTGTACGGCGCGCTGGGCCGTGTCGCATCGAGTCAGGGCACGATGAACAACTTCACCTTCGGCAACGAGACGTATCAGTACTACGAGACCATCGCCGGTGGCAGCGGTGCAGGCGAGGGCTTCAACGGTTCGGACGCCGTGCAGACCCACATGACGAACTCGCGACTGACGGACCCAGAAGTGTTGGAGTGGCGCTATCCGGTGCGACTGGAAAGCCACCGTATTCGCGCAGGTTCGGGAGGTACAGGGCGCTGGCACGGCGGCAACGGTGCCGTGCGGCGCATTCGCTTCCTTACGCAGATGACGGCATCGATCCTGTCGAACAATCGCGTGCACGCGCCGTTCGGTGCGCAGGGCGGTGAGGTCGGCGCGCTGGGCGCAAATTACGTGGAACGTTCAGATGGCACGCGAGAAGCGCTGGGCCACATCGGCCGCACGCAGATGCAACCGGGTGACATCTTCGTGGTGGAAACGCCGGGCGGCGGCGGGTTCGGTGTGCGTTGA
- a CDS encoding helix-turn-helix domain-containing protein: protein MPRPPRASAARPNFFPMPRTAPSADVPVIAHLRTPPADALIESHRHPWGQLIFPLRGGLRINAGNTSLIAPIFRAAWVPAEMLHEVAALGVAEFYALYLWPEASPLPADRCVVIEASPLMRDLAASLAGDMPVTDRRHGLITSLLLEELRAAPPVSLDLQMPTDRRLRLLCDALMEQPDDDRSLAQWASEVGASERTLARLFSTELGTSFGTWRQQVRLARAVDWIARGVPVASVAARLGYANPAAFSAMFRRALGVSPREFTREGKTKA from the coding sequence ATGCCACGCCCCCCGCGCGCCTCCGCGGCGCGCCCGAACTTCTTCCCGATGCCGCGCACCGCGCCGAGCGCCGACGTGCCGGTCATCGCGCATCTGCGCACGCCGCCCGCCGACGCGCTCATCGAATCGCATCGTCACCCGTGGGGGCAACTGATCTTCCCGCTGCGTGGCGGACTGCGCATCAACGCAGGCAACACGAGTCTGATCGCCCCGATCTTTCGCGCGGCGTGGGTGCCCGCGGAAATGCTGCATGAAGTGGCGGCACTGGGCGTGGCCGAGTTCTATGCGCTGTATCTATGGCCTGAGGCGTCGCCGCTACCGGCCGACCGGTGCGTGGTGATCGAAGCGTCGCCGCTGATGCGCGATCTGGCGGCGTCGCTGGCAGGCGATATGCCGGTGACGGATCGCCGCCATGGGTTGATCACGTCGTTGTTGCTGGAGGAGTTGCGTGCCGCGCCGCCTGTCTCGCTCGATTTGCAGATGCCGACCGACCGGCGCTTGCGGCTGCTGTGCGACGCGTTGATGGAACAGCCCGACGACGATCGGTCGCTGGCGCAGTGGGCATCGGAAGTGGGGGCGTCGGAGCGCACGCTCGCGCGCCTGTTCAGCACGGAACTGGGGACGAGTTTCGGCACGTGGCGCCAACAGGTGCGACTCGCACGCGCCGTCGACTGGATTGCGCGCGGCGTGCCGGTGGCAAGTGTTGCGGCACGTCTGGGTTATGCGAACCCTGCTGCGTTCTCGGCGATGTTCCGGCGTGCGCTGGGCGTGTCGCCGCGCGAATTCACGCGTGAAGGGAAGACGAAGGCATGA